The Coffea arabica cultivar ET-39 chromosome 2c, Coffea Arabica ET-39 HiFi, whole genome shotgun sequence genome includes the window tgtggtaatcaaatatttttcctttaaagTCCTGTAAATTTGGATGCAATGTGCAGAAAATTAAGGTAGTATTTGttggtaaagaaaaatatggaaGAGTAAAGGAAAGTTAGTTATATTTTCCTTTAGCTCCTTTGAGGTTTAACCAAATTGCCAAATAAACTCTATAATTCTACAAAGTTATAGATAACCCTCTTTGTGGTAAACAAATATAATAAAGACACTTTTTGATGTGAGTTAATTATTTTACTAACATTATTGGTCCTCTCGTCATTAATGTTATCAACATCGTCTTATGCTAGAAATCCTAAAATGCCCTTGAAACCATAAATTCCTCATTTCCTTCTACCGGAATCTACGTAATTTGCAAAAGTCCACCAAGTTGGCTGCTGCCAAATTCGATAATCATGAATTCACAATCAAAATACAAACATGAATCCCATGAACATCCATCCATACATCAGTATATCCTTTTCATTAACACAGCAAAAATTAAATCCAAATGCAACAATTACGAGCTCTTAAAGTGTTATAAAATTAAGTTGGATGTGTACCAAAtcgtcaaaaaaaaataaaaatgtatgCTTTGTGTAGGCCCTACTATATTTGTTTGAGCCTGAATATTTGTGATTGGAATAAAAGAGaatcaagaaagaaatgaaggtaATTGTAAAAGGGAAATGGCTCATCAAATTTGGTGCACAAAAGGAGAGAGTTAATGAAGCCTGGATGGTGGTTTTGGAGAAAGAATAGAGTTTCGAATTTTTCATAAAAAGAAGATTTAGAGCTGAAGTTACAGTAATGCAGCAGTAGCAGGGATATTAATGAAGCAAGGGGAAGTCCGATCGAATAATTgaagaacaaaaacaagttagTGGAATAGAAAAACATACtacactctttttcttttccatatttCCTCAATTTCCTTTCACCAACCTATTTAGTtaccttttctctttcctacCCTTTATGTTTACTTACATCATTTTCCTTTATGTTGGTTTGTTATGTCCTGTATGCATGTTATTAAGAAATTGTTTTtcgttatttttgtttctttacttcTTCTAATTTATTCATTAACTTCTCTTTGGAATGCAAAAATTATTATGTTTAGATTGtattctcttcctttcttcctatcttttcttctctctctctctctctctctttgcttTTTTGACAAGGATTAGTTAAAATTTGCAAATTGTAGGAATAAGGGCATTTTTATCATTTCAGTATCTCAGTTAACAGGGGTTTAGACACCATCCATTGTAAGGGTATAATTATAATTTGGTCAAGCTATAGAGCTTATTTGGTGTTTTGGCCCGACttcaggggaggtaaatgtaattaagcCTAAAATGAATTGGAATTTACGAGCATATTCATACAATTCTTTGGTCTCAAGTCACAGCAgctgtttttttcctttttttttttttttttttgtctaacgAACACAGCTGTTGCTATCAGTAAAGTGGAGCGATTTCATTGGTCGGGCGCACAGGCCATCATTTGACGTGGTCTGCAACGTGCATGCAAACGCTTAGAAACTAATTATGGCATATGATTAAACAAGGCTACATAAGCGGGCAAGAGTTGTATTAGCTCAGGATATATAAGTACACATTGGAAACGAGTTGAAAACATTGAAATCTGTAACATTATTAATGGCTTCTTAACCTTTAATATTTCGCAATGACTAATAATAAGAATAGTAATTATCAATGCATATTTCCATAAATAATTGATGATATTTACTACGTCTCTGATATAAGCTGCTACTAAATACTAAGCTAAGGTAAGTATATTAAGAAGAAATCAAAATCTTCAAAAATCTTGTAAGCAgtcttaattattattattattagtaatAAATTTGTATCATAACTGAGAAGATAATAACATTAATTATAAACTATGGCatgcttttattttatttcatttggaaAAAGTTACATGTGCATGGTGTTTGCCCGCTCAATATTACGTCGAAACGAGTGTTCTTTTTTCAAATAACGGTCCGATCGCTTATTACCTTAATTGACATGAGTACTTGACAAAGtaacaaaaaattattttacattCTTGTGATTACAATGTAGTGGCATGTcgtattactttttttttttttttggggttttggAAATTTACATATCATTCCTTTTATGTATCCAGTATTTTCACATTGAGATTAGAatcgcccaaaaaaaaaatcttatgcaataataattactactATTTTGTAAGTTCTTATCTATATATCAGCATTTACCATTCAAGTGTTACATGCCTTTTAATTGcttactcttttttttcttttttgtctatTCTGGATTAGGCTGTGAATGTGACCAAAAGGTAAGAACAAGTTAACAGTCTTGGCTTAAAAGGTAACAAGAAGTTAATAGTCATATCCTAAATGGTAGCAAAAATCTACAACGATGTGGCAGAAACTTCTAGGAAAATGAACACACCCTTTAAATCCCCAGCCACATTCCTCCCATTGGAACATAATTCCTGCTTAAACAATGGCAAGAAAGAGCAAGGGTAGGCAAAAGATTGAAATGACAAGAATGTCAAAAGAAAGCAACTTACTTGTTACTTTCTCAAAGCGCCGCTCTGGCCTTTTCAAGAAGGCTTATGAACTCCACACACTTTGTGGTGCTGAAATTGCAATAATCGTTTTCTCCCCAGGGAAAAAGGTTTTCTCCTATGGCCATCCTTGCCTTTACTCCATCATCGATCGTTTCGTAACCGGAAAAGCTGGCCCGAGTTCGAGCAGTTCGCAAATTGTTGAGGCACACAGGGCAGCGAGCATTCGCGAACTCAACATGCAATTGACTGAAATGCTTAATCAGTTAGACGCTGAGAGAAAGCGTGGTGAGGAGCTGATCAAACTGAGGACAGCGAGTCAAGGAAGATGCTGGTGGGAGGCTCCGGTTAATGATCTTGGACTTCAAGAACTGAAGCAACTAAAGGCGGCCATGGAGGAGCTGAAGAAGAATGTGGCCAATCAGGCAGAGAAGTTGATGGTGGAGGCTTCCAACGCGACTGCGTTTCTTGGGTCATCGAGTTCCAAGGGAGGAGGCCATGTTGGTCCAATTAACATTGACGCTAAGGTTCCTCCTCCTGGTCTGGGACTTTCTATGACTCCTCATGGGTTTGCACTTGGATATGGTCGTGGATTTTTCTAAATCATATATCCAGAAATTGGTCTGATCTATTGTAGTAGTATTTTGTTCTGTTGAATCATATTTGGGTGTCTGTATTGTACCGTATAAGTAAGTCTGGGTATTAATCTTATCTACTTTATTCCTGTGTATTTTTGTTGATGTTGTACAAGAAGCCTTTTATGCCAAAACagtaaaaatgggataaagtTTTCTTTTTCGATGTATTACCAATCTATCCCGTATTTGGAATCAAGGAAAGAAACCAATAGGAGATGATTgtaaagtaaaaagaaaaaacataaGAAACTTTTTTTCTGGCTTTAATCTTCTAGACTGCCGCATGCGATGAAACTGTCAAACAAAGAtgtgaaataataataataatagcgTTAAAGAATTGCATGACTTAGTTTGGACTTTTTTTCCCCTAATATCTCTTCACACCAGTATAATAGGGTTTTTCAGTAGGTATACTAGGTAAATATCGAGAggctaaaattaaaaattaaaaatctatCCAAACTAATGCTTTTCGATACCGAAGGCAGAACGGCTTTGTAATTCTTAGCTTCCTTCGTCCATTTCGGTGAAACATCAAACAACCTATACATGTGaaaattttccccaaaaaaatgtttaaaaatagTTTCCAGAAAGAATTCTTAAACAACGCATTCAATTTGTTAATGtactcatctttttttttttttggacttttttttttataagtggAATGTCTTGAACTTTGGATCTCTCACAACTCCTTTCTGCCTTATCATCTATCACATCCCTTCCCCCTCCCTCCTCTCTCGGATTAATGTACTCATCTTGATGCTAGGTATTCACATTTATAACAATTTTTATAAAGTTTAGTACTTGTTTTGAGGATCTAAATTCTTCGCGATTGCTAGGGCTATTAGTCGAGTTTTTTGAATAGGGTTTTGATAAGTCCAAACTTTACTCACAAATTAAATGGTGCTTTTAGGTTTGGATTTCGTTAAAAGATTCAAATTCAACTCACACTTGTATAAACGTTTCAAAGTCAGAGGTTTAACCTAGTAAGATCCTAAATTAGCTCATATTTAATTCGAGTTTAATATTCAGGGTCAAAATCTGTCAAGTCCGATTAAAGATAAAATCGAacggtattttttttttaaccgaATGGGTCAGACTCAGACTAATTCGACTCCATTAACAATTCTAATAGTTGCAGGAACACTTGCATAATACATTTAACAGTTGGTTCGACCGAGTTGGTTCGAACTAATCTCAGCtattaatttgaaatttaaataaattttaaatcaaCAATCAAGATAAGCTCTAGCCTTGCCTGGTCGATCCCCACAATTAAAACCTTTAAAAGTCTTCTGCCAACATCACAGAATCCCAATTCGTGGTTTTGATGCCTGATTGACACTATACTAAGTTGTTTAGGATCACGGTTCGAAAGTGCATCGCTACAAATGAAAAGCATTTAGGTTTCATTTTGATTGGACGAAACGTCCTTTACAATAAAATTCACCATTCTTGTGCAAAATGTTTGATCATAATGAGTAAATTTTCGTCCAATATTTGAATGAAttactgaaaaaaaaatgaatagcaTGTTGTTCCTGTTTCTTATGTTGGTTTTCTCATACTTGCACGTGTACACGTTAGTTCCTTTTACAATACCGATAGACAAACGATGTTTCCCCTTGTAgtacaaaagaagaagaagagtaaaaacaaaaggaatagacgATGATTGTATAGTGTTTTGAACCATGGAGAGTTCACAATGATAATCAATAGGATATTAGCTAAATAGGTAGAGAAAAGTTGGGCGGATTTAATCCATGGGCCTTGAGATCAAAGTTCAGCGAATAAGGTTTACTGGGGTTTTTAGCTTGTCATAACTGTATGATACTGACCTACAACAAAAACCTTAGAAAGTACTATTGATCCAGATATGACGATAGAATTCTTGCTTTGATGACCCTTTGTTACTTTAAAGACAATGATGATAACTAGTTGAAGGTTGTCAGATTATTGTATGGCTTTCCGTTAATAGCTGGCATATATCATACTATATTTGAATCTTTGGAAGATTTCTTACCAAGTGTTTTCTAatcactttcaagtaagaacGTGTGACTAATTATCAATTTGGCATCTTCTTAAATTTTTTGATTCGTGGTAGCTTTTGCATCTTAGCTTTATTTCCTAAATTTTAAGGTTTTACTTTTTTTCACCGATTTCTTCACTTGTTAACAAAATCCCtgtaattattaattaatagcAGGAGGTAAATAGCTACAATtcctttttgacaaaaaaaaaagccacaaTTCCTATTTACCCATTTGCCCTCTTAGTTCTTAGCATATAGGGCATGTGAAGTGAAGCTGCTGCCAATTCACTTACGTTATGATTCACTTCTTATCCTAATTACTACTAGCGTTTTATGGTAAAAACAGTTATACACAGCATTTTGCTCCTCTATAAATGCTCTTCCATCTTTCGGCTCTTTATGAAGACATAAGTAACGTGCCAAAAGCACTTTCTGTGCTCTAACAAATGCCTACAGAGTGAGTGTGAGTGCCAATTGATCATCAATTCATACCCAAAATGAGTAGAGAAACACATATATATGAGTTGACTTTGGCTTGCAATAATAACTGATACTTCACCTTGTAATGCCAACTAAGAGAAGATTTATGTCACACCATCATAGCATTAAGATCTAAGATTTTTTTAAACTCCCAAATCAAGGGTAATTATGCCTAATGATTACATATACTAGCTAGCACAAATTACAATCAATCTATCCAGATTCAAGAGTAAACTTGAGGCCCTTTAAATTGTTGCTTCTCCACTTTATCCATAACTCTTCATAGAACCACCAAACCTAACCTAAAAAACCTCTCTCCCTCTTGTATTCAGAAGAAGATCATGGCAAAGAAACCTAGCATGGGTCGCCAAAAGatcaaaattgcaaaaattgagatCAAGAATCATCTCCAAGTTACATTTTCAAAACGCCGTTCGGGACTCTATAAGAAGGCGCACGAACTCAGCACTCTCTGTGGCGTTGAATTAGCCATTATAGTTTTTTCCCCAGCGGGAAAAGTATTTTCTTTTGGCCATCCTAGTGTCGATTACATAATCGATAAATTCATTGCGCGATGCAGAAATCCTCAGCCAAACTCGAGTGCACTCCACCTCGTTGGGGCTCACAGGAATGCCAGTAGTGTCCGGGAGCTCAACTTGCAGCTCACTCAAATTCTCAGTGAATTAGAAGTTGAGAAGAAAAGAGGCGAGGCATTTGATCTCATGAGAAAAGCCAGCCAAAATCATTATTGGTGGGAATCCCCTGTTAATGAACTTGGATTACACGAACTTGAACAACTAAGAGATTCACTGGAAAACATGAAAAACAGTGTGACGAGTCATGCTAGCAAGGTGGCGGCTGAGGCTAATTACAACAATTCTTCATTTTTTACACTAAACAATTGTGCTGCTGCGGGATTGTATCATCAATATGAGAGCAAACCAACCGGGGTCAGCGTGGGTTCGGTCCATCCTAATATCTTCAACTTTGGATATGATAATGGAGGATTTTGAAGCCTATTCGGTATAAACTTATCTCGTTTTTCCGATTTGACTTTGGTGCATCAAGCTAGTGCCTCGCTAGTCTAAACTGTCAATAATTATGTCATTGCTCTTCTCTGATGATTCCTCCATCAATCTACTATAAATAGTTTAATCTCATAAAGGGTGCGTTTGGTACTATAgaattgaaattgaattagaATTCGAATTCTATAAAATTGGAATTCCAAGTCATTGCAATTCTTTCGTTTGGAAAATGCATAGAATTGGTATGGAATTTCAAATTCTTTATTTGCGTGAGAGAAGAATTCATTAGATATTCATGAGATAAAAAAAGTagctcaaaaaataataaaggtgGTGAGAAAAAATTGTGttaaaaatccccaataaagtTTTTCCCAAACAACTACTATTCAAACAAACAATTTGGCTTCTAATTAGGATTAAAAGCAGTGAAACATCTCCAACAATCAACCGAGCTGCATGATACCCCTAGCGATTCTTGCACCTACTTTGGACCTTTGATCTGAACTGAATTAATGAAAAAGAtaacttcatcaatttcattagaTAAATGACCTTTGCAGCTTCACCCTCACCTTCAGTGGGATCCTTAATTGACGAGGCTAACTAAACAAAGGgaatttgtcttttgatttccAGGGCAGGCTAGTCGTCCATTAGTGGCGGTCCGTGGACTTTTACTTTGGACATCTTACATGTTATGTTAGTTGAATTCCGTAGCACAGCCTTCAC containing:
- the LOC113721958 gene encoding agamous-like MADS-box protein AGL62; the protein is MARKSKGRQKIEMTRMSKESNLLVTFSKRRSGLFKKAYELHTLCGAEIAIIVFSPGKKVFSYGHPCLYSIIDRFVTGKAGPSSSSSQIVEAHRAASIRELNMQLTEMLNQLDAERKRGEELIKLRTASQGRCWWEAPVNDLGLQELKQLKAAMEELKKNVANQAEKLMVEASNATAFLGSSSSKGGGHVGPINIDAKVPPPGLGLSMTPHGFALGYGRGFF
- the LOC140035534 gene encoding agamous-like MADS-box protein AGL62; translation: MAKKPSMGRQKIKIAKIEIKNHLQVTFSKRRSGLYKKAHELSTLCGVELAIIVFSPAGKVFSFGHPSVDYIIDKFIARCRNPQPNSSALHLVGAHRNASSVRELNLQLTQILSELEVEKKRGEAFDLMRKASQNHYWWESPVNELGLHELEQLRDSLENMKNSVTSHASKVAAEANYNNSSFFTLNNCAAAGLYHQYESKPTGVSVGSVHPNIFNFGYDNGGF